GGTAAGTAGTGTAACCATGACTAAAAGTATTCCAGAATAAAATATTTTTATCTTTTAATAAATTTCTTTCTGCGTCAGATATTAATGCAGCTAAAGTTTTTCCTGTGTATGTTCCCTCAAAAATTTGGTTGGCCAGATTATAAAATAATATTACAGAATTTGCTGCTTGACTTGTTATGTCAGCATATCCGGCACCTACAAAATTGTGATTAATTTCGACATCAACTCCGGGATATTTAATTTGTGTTCCTGAAAGCGTTGCAAAATTATTTGGAAAATTATTATCCAAATAATTTAGATATATAACAGTTTTATTTATTAAATTCGCAAGATCTTTTACTTTTTCTTCAGGTGTACTACTTATTCTTACTGCGACAATTTTACTTTTTAATCCTGCAGCGGCAGCTCCAATAATTAATCCGGCAGCAGTTCCACAACTTCCAAGTGTTACATAAATAATATCCGGATCCGGAATATTTAGATCAACCAATTGCTTTTTAAGCTCAAATGCAGCGTTTACAAAACCAATTGTGCCGAGTTCATTTGAACCACCAACAGGTATAAAATAGTAATTATTTTTTTTGCAAAAATTTAAACCATAATTTTCTAATTTTTCATTTGTGTTCAAACTTTTATCTGCATAAAAAATCTGCGTGGCAACTTTTGTCATTAAAGATAAATTTCTTATAACAATGCTTGTAATTCTTTGATCGTTAAGTATTAATACAGAATTTAATCCAAGCAATTTTGCACAAACGGCTGTTTCAAGTGCATGATTTGATCCGGCGCCCCCAAGCGTGCAAACTGTTTTGTAGCCTTTAGATATTGCATCCGCCAATAGAAATTCAAGCTTTCGCATTTTATTACCTGTTGGAATATTTTTGCTGTGCTTATAACCGTCATCTTTGTAATATAAGCTTTTACAATTTAAACTTGGCTTAAATCTGTCTGAAAAGTTTTTCCAATAGTCAGGTGTATTTATATCTTTTTGAAAAACGTGTTTTTTTGTATCAATTTTTATTATTGGGCTTGGATATTCGCCTAAATTAATATGTGCTATTTTATTTTTTAAATTTGGATATGCATCAAATAATGGGATTGTGTAAGATTTGTTTAAGATAAATATAAAAGATATTAGAAATAAAAATTTTTTTAAAATATTCATGAATTTCTCCTATTCACTAATAAAGTTTTGTCTACATAAATGTAGGTTTTAATATTAAACAACAATATTATAAAAATTCAAGAAAGCTTTGCGAATGCAATGCGATATTATGGTAGCCCAATGCGTCTGCTTTGGGCGATTGGTAAATATTTGTTTTATAAATAGCAAAAGACTGGATCCCGGGCCTGTCCGCCGTAGCTTTACGCGAAGGCTGGATCGGTGGCCGGGATGACACACTAACAAATTTAGGCTTTATTTTTAATTTGAATTTAGATGTTTATTCAGTGTTTGTGTTAATTATTTTGTATTAATCTTTCCGTTACAATATTACTAACACTCTTTTCTTCAGCTTGTGTTGGTTCAAAATATCTTTTCATGCTCATGAAATTTAATATTAAATTATTCTTTTCATCATCATTTATGGCATAAATATTTCTTGGCAAAATCATTTGAGCATTATCATTTGTTCTAAAATCTCCAAGAGTAACGTAAATATTTTTTGCTTTGGTTAAAAGAACCACAGATAAAGGGTTAATTATGTTGTTTTCAGGTATTTGTGCATTTGTAACCTGCCAATAATATTGTTTACTTTCATCCTGCTTTTTTTCAAATAAATATATTTTTGTATTTTCTTTTTCTTGCGCAAAGACTTCTTGATGTGAAAAAGTGTTGCCTTTAACATTTATTAAATTAATTTTAGGCGTTATTACCAGATATAGTTTTTGCTCAGTATGCTTTAATGGGAAAAATATTTGACCGTCGATATTTGAAAAATCTATATAACCGCTATAAATTGCCAAAAAACCACCTATTATTTGCGTGCGATTTTTAAAAAATTCACCCTCAAGAAGCTTTTTATTGATTTGCGAAGGTGTTTTTTCGCTTAATTGATTGAATTTTTCTTCACTAAACCGGTCAAAAGTTTGACTTGGTGCCGGATCTAGGTAAAAAATAAGCCTTGGGCTTGGGTTAATTGTATTTATACCAATTATTAAAAATAGTAAAAAAAACTTCTTCATTTCGTCCCCCCCTTTGAATTTTTTATTAAATTCTTTAACTTTAAACTCTTATTCGTTTAATATAATGTAGCAAAAGCAAGAACTTTAAATCCAGGATTTTAAAAAAAGGCACTTATAATGAAAAATACAAAAGAAAAACCAAGTGAGATTATTTTTAGCAATTTTGCCAGGCAAGACAGTCTTTCAACTGAACAGGTTGAACAGTTTCAAGAGTATGAAAAATTACTTAAAGAATGGAATGAAAAGTTTAATCTTACTGCAATTACAGATACGGCTGGAATTGTAAACCAACATTTTCGAGATTCTTTGATCTTAAAGAATTTTATGGATCTTAATAAAGTTAATTCTATTGCCGATATCGGACCTGGGGCCGGATTTCCTTCAATACCTTTAAAAATCGCATATCCAAATCTAAAAGTTTATTTGATAGAAGTTAATCAAAAGAAACAAAAGTTTTTAGATTTTATAGTCAAAAAACTTAATTTATCAGATGTTGAAATAATAGATCTTGATTGGAGAACGTTTTTACGTAAAACCGAGCATGATATTGATTATTTCGTTACAAAAGCTGCTTTGCATGAAGTTGAACTTATAAGAATGTTTAAAGCCAGTTGTTATTATAAAAATTCAAAACTTATTTATTGGGCAAGCTTTGATTGGATTGCATATCCAAAAGCTGTTGAATATATTTTGCATGAAAATAGTTATAAATTAAATAAAAAAGATAGAAAATTAGTTTTTATGGGAGTTAAAAAATAGGGTTTTAATAAGGGGGGAATATGTGTTTTATAAGAATAAAAATTGCTATAAGTTTGATATTTCTTATTTGTAGCAATTTTTATATTTATTCAAATATAGAAATTAAAAATAGTTCAGGGTTTGATTTTTTAGTTTTTTATCAAGATTGTGATAATAAAGAATCGGTAAATTGCATAAAAGTTCCATTTAATACATCTAATGAAATAGAATCAAATGAAAATAATAAATTTGAGCTTGAATTTTCAGCTTTAGAAATTTGTAAAAGTAAAAATTTAACCCTGCAATTTTCTAAAGACAGTTTTTATGCATTCGATGGTGATGTATTGGAAATATCTTTTGATTATGATCGAGCAACTTTTATGCTTTTATTAAGATCTAAAGATGATATTAATAAAGATGGTGTATTATATGCACAAGATTCTTCTGACTCAGAAGAAAATTTGCACAAATGGTTTTGTGTTTCCAATGAAAATTTTGAGATCACGTCGATTCAAAATAACTCTGAAGATGTTGCTTTGAATATACATATTTTAGTTGGTGAATATTTTAGAGATTTTATTGTACAACCAAATGAAAAATTAAATTTAGTTGGAAAAATTTATATTGTTAAAATTAATGATTTTGATGATGTTGAATTATGGTTAAAGCCCGGATTGTATACAATTAAATATGTTGAAATAGAAAATCCTAAAAAATTAATTTTAAAATATAAAATTAATTTTGAATCTAAAGTTATAAAGCAGGATATTTATGCAGAAAATCACTTCAGGCGATTAAATCACTTTATATATTCACGTGCAAATGCAGATTAATTTAGATATAATTTTTTTGAGAACTAAAAATATTTGTATGGCTGATTTATTTTAAATAAACCAGCCATAACTCTATGCTTTAATCGCCATAATCACAACAATCACAATCGCCTCGGTCAAAACCATCAAAATCGTCTTCAAATCTGAAATTGACTTGTTCCAATAATTTAAAAAATTTACAAGAATCTTCTCCATTAATTGC
This DNA window, taken from Candidatus Dependentiae bacterium, encodes the following:
- a CDS encoding pyridoxal-phosphate dependent enzyme; this translates as MNILKKFLFLISFIFILNKSYTIPLFDAYPNLKNKIAHINLGEYPSPIIKIDTKKHVFQKDINTPDYWKNFSDRFKPSLNCKSLYYKDDGYKHSKNIPTGNKMRKLEFLLADAISKGYKTVCTLGGAGSNHALETAVCAKLLGLNSVLILNDQRITSIVIRNLSLMTKVATQIFYADKSLNTNEKLENYGLNFCKKNNYYFIPVGGSNELGTIGFVNAAFELKKQLVDLNIPDPDIIYVTLGSCGTAAGLIIGAAAAGLKSKIVAVRISSTPEEKVKDLANLINKTVIYLNYLDNNFPNNFATLSGTQIKYPGVDVEINHNFVGAGYADITSQAANSVILFYNLANQIFEGTYTGKTLAALISDAERNLLKDKNILFWNTFSHGYTTYLYANQSSSLDPKYLTPKIFDDVFNHKMFYKQVDYEKLPSELLSYLPPKIQDHEVDMIKNLDPYMDFY
- the rsmG gene encoding 16S rRNA (guanine(527)-N(7))-methyltransferase RsmG, whose product is MKNTKEKPSEIIFSNFARQDSLSTEQVEQFQEYEKLLKEWNEKFNLTAITDTAGIVNQHFRDSLILKNFMDLNKVNSIADIGPGAGFPSIPLKIAYPNLKVYLIEVNQKKQKFLDFIVKKLNLSDVEIIDLDWRTFLRKTEHDIDYFVTKAALHEVELIRMFKASCYYKNSKLIYWASFDWIAYPKAVEYILHENSYKLNKKDRKLVFMGVKK